One genomic region from Lineus longissimus chromosome 6, tnLinLong1.2, whole genome shotgun sequence encodes:
- the LOC135489392 gene encoding matrilin-2-like, whose product MRGQQTIGLCLLALGTFLSQGHGVVAEDPRCDSEADIVFILDASGSVGDPNFEKMRDFVEGMVRKLALDSGAVRVGLLSYSFTADPVFNLNDHSSNVDVLLGIQGMGYSGGGTSTAVAIKYARETMFTVANGDRSSAKNIAVVVTDGKSSDPAGTLAESALAHDAGITLFALGIGDAVDTDELKGIASDPDEEYMYRVSSFDVLSSVSDTIVDGTCYVPEPPTTTEAITTPEATTIMPTTTPVPTTTSTTMPETTMTLAPTTTPEPTTMPTSTPVPIGCSTMADIVFIVDGSGSVGDAEFPKMQQFVVDIVSDFDIDSGAIRVGLMSYSFVPNLHFHLNGFTNKADILTGIKNMPYNGGGTYTGQAIEYARDTMFTAANGERSHAPNIIIILTDGDSNEFPNTVLQSQLAHQDNITIFAIGIGKGIGLTELQAIATDPDSKYMFQVNNFDALDSIKEAIMNKACEAAVGTTTVPPTTTPTTTPATTVPTTPGPGR is encoded by the exons ATGAGAGGGCAGCAAACCATAGGTCTGTGCCTTCTGGCACTAGGGACCTTCCTCAGCCAAGGACATGGCGTGGTCGCAGAGGATCCTA GATGCGACTCCGAGGCTGACATCGTATTCATACTTGACGCATCAGGTAGCGTCGGTGATCCAAATTTCGAAAAGATGAGAGATTTTGTGGAGGGTATGGTGCGAAAACTCGCCCTAGATTCCGGGGCTGTTCGAGTTGGACTCCTGTCTTATTCCTTCACGGCTGACCCAGTCTTCAACCTAAATGACCACAGCAGCAATGTAGATGTACTCCTCGGGATCCAAGGAATGGGCTACAGCGGTGGAGGAACCAGTACTGCCGTCGCAATCAAATACGCCAGGGAAACCATGTTTACAGTTGCCAATGGTGATCGCAGCTCCGCAAAGAATATTGCGGTTGTTGTAACTGATGGAAAATCGAGTGATCCCGCTGGTACTTTGGCTGAATCTGCTCTGGCGCATGATGCTGGGATTACCTTATTCGCGCTAGGTATCGGGGATGCTGTGGATACGGATGAGCTGAAGGGCATTGCCTCTGACCCTGATGAAGAGTACATGTACCGAGTTAGTTCCTTCGATGTCCTTTCCTCTGTGTCTGACACCATTGTGGATGGGACATGTTATG TTCCAGAACCGCCGACGACCACAGAAGCTATTACTACTCCGGAAGCAACAACCATTATGCCTACCACTACGCCAGTACCAACAACTACCAGCACAACTATGCCTGAGACAACCATGACACTTGCACCAACAACGACACCTGAACCAACCACCATGCCGACATCGACGCCAGTACCAATCG GATGCAGCACAATGGCCGACATAGTGTTCATCGTTGACGGGTCAGGAAGCGTGGGAGATGCAGAGTTCCCGAAGATGCAACAATTTGTCGTAGACATCGTCAGTGACTTCGACATCGACTCCGGCGCTATTCGAGTTGGCCTGATGTCTTACTCGTTCGTTCCGAATCTGCACTTCCATCTGAATGGCTTTACAAACAAAGCTGATATCCTGACTGGTATCAAAAACATGCCCTACAACGGAGGCGGAACCTACACTGGCCAGGCAATCGAGTACGCACGCGACACCATGTTTACCGCTGCCAATGGCGAACGTAGTCACGCGCCGAATATTATCATCATTTTGACTGATGGAGATTCCAATGAATTTCCCAATACGGTACTGCAATCTCAGTTGGCACATCAAGATAACATTACCATATTTGCCATCGGAATTGGCAAAGGTATTGGTCTCACTGAACTCCAAGCAATTGCCACTGATCCTGACAGCAAGTACATGTTTCAAGTTAATAACTTTGATGCGTTGGACTCAATAAAGGAGGCGATTATGAACAAGGCGTGTGAAG CGGCCGTAGGTACAACAACAGTTCCTCCAACAACAACGCCGACAACAACACCAGCAACGACAGTGCCAACAACACCGGGTCCAGGTAGGTGA
- the LOC135489825 gene encoding zinc finger protein 709-like, producing MEQGQGDSISEVKAEAEEFELETNRSTPTGDAEHMNTTDDLDESEIPVVSVKVESENDATKNKDGDKATSAQLSNAGPQMEDPFESLKNLPATADGEQVIDLSKKVGATSDEVSSSNKPEVTKETKEDKSDPWPVMLTPAGPPAFPSAFPVFPGMASPPVGYMMHPNNLQDLGNYDTYLVEARERSMKQAKETNKITLRRGRSQKNKLVVVTKKPDKAEKPKSGRRKNATPKKKAGVDTEDVVKYPKKVENLKCQHCDKSFKSSADLEKHEKSHTKYPCDSCDEAFRSKAALKQHSIVHGLDLTYECHYCSKVFIGKRRYDVHIQTHGDEVPYKCILCQEGFVDWRSLNSHEKMHEKPYRCMDCEEVFDELRALKKHNRTHTDPKAPTGDPVVFKCLQGECGQEFQKKNQLKRHTKEVHPAEYLCKHCGKTLKDKSTFEKHERRHLGEKHFMCKYCGKMFIDQASLNRHERVHTGEKPFKCKICEKGFSTSSACNVHLRTHTGETPFPCKICGKKFSSAGSVYLHLRIHSDVRDYKCTVEDCGKAFRQKAALQMHERRHTGERPFKCKFCMKGFTENRSLIRHERLHTGEKPFICKYCGKAVTDQSTLTRHEHSHSEVKRFQCQYCEKRFTWHQHCMIHELLHTGEKPHSCGFCDKRFTKKANLTEHERIHTGAKPYKCRHCDKAFNQRGACRTHEHTHMGTKPYKCERCDKSFSWRHLLAKHEQSHYDVNAPLEVDDMDEIFEKKRIKRLKIEQKSVEKRVGKMLPAGSNNENVPVNRSYEKLAAAPRDLDKSFDRDVAVPQGTGSSLNARCNSLASTVNALHQSIVTALGQAPPGAPSMSILDPNARPSSGMSGMVGQDNQGGAMDQTSPPGQIMVSQGSRPDATYRQSPHKSQNAIPSYDEIMNLSPEKNNLSLPPLPRVMRSPTQQMQREEDTPFIPPDHNMSSRTYAQISQPQHVMTSPTYVQKQVEQGPSPEMVHSSLRQQHEGYIQQQEHIMTDPAYEQVINEVEVTDSGEHNVTALHQQISNIMTAFNQNFDNSGSSLHDLPDNSKVIILSVPKP from the exons ATGGAACAGGGACAGGGTGATTCTATCAGTGAAGTCAAAGCAGAGGCAGAAGAGTTTGAACTCGAAACAAACCGGTCGACCCCGACTGGAGATGCTGAGCACATGAACACCACTGATGACCTGGATGAATCAGAAATCCCCGTCGTCTCTGTCAAAGTGGAATCAGAaaatgatgcaacaaaaaataaaGATGGAGATAAAGCCACCTCTGCCCAGCTTTCAAATGCAGGCCCGCAAATGGAAGATCCATTTGAATCTCTGAAAAACCTGCCAGCAACAGCAGATGGAGAGCAAGTGATTGATCTGTCGAAGAAAGTGGGC GCCACATCTGATGAGGTATCCAGCTCAAATAAACCAGAAGTCACCAAGGAAACTAAAGAAGACAAATCTG ACCCATGGCCTGTCATGCTGACTCCTGCCGGTCCTCCTGCGTTTCCTAGTGCATTCCCAGTATTCCCGGGAATGGCGTCTCCTCCAGTTGGCTACATGATGCACCCAAACAATCTCCAAGACCTAGGCAATTATGATACTTACCTAGTAGAAGCTCGTGAACGGAGTATGAAACAGGCCAAGGAGACTAACAAAATAACTCTGCGCCGTGGCCGTTCTCAGAAGAATAAACTTGTTGTTGTGACTAAAAAACCCGACAAAGCTGAAAAACCTAAGTCTGGGAGGCGGAAGAATGCAACTCCTAAAAAGAAAGCTGGTGTTGATACTGAGGATGTTGTTAAGTATCCAAAAAAGgttgaaaatttaaaatgccAGCATTGCGACAAAAGTTTCAAATCATCGGCAGATTTAGAGAAACATGAAAAGTCTCACACAAAGTATCCGTGTGATAGCTGTGATGAAGCGTTTAGAAGTAAAGCGGCTCTGAAGCAACACAGTATTGTTCATGGGCTAGACTTGACCTATGAATGTCACTACTGTAGCAAGGTATTCATCGGGAAAAGGCGATATGATGTGCACATTCAGACACACGGCGATGAGGTGCCTTACAAGTGCATATTGTGCCAGGAAGGATTTGTTGACTGGCGAAGTTTGAATTCACATGAGAAGATGCATGAAAAGCCTTACAGATGCATGGACTGTGAGGAAGTCTTTGATGAGCTCCGCGCTTTGAAGAAACACAACAGGACACATACGGATCCAAAAGCCCCTACAGGCGATCCTGTAGTCTTCAAATGTCTGCAGGGAGAGTGTGGTCAGGAGTTTCAGAAGAAGAATCAGCTGAAGCGCCACACAAAGGAGGTCCACCCGGCTGAGTATTTATGTAAACATTGCGGCAAGACTCTAAAAGATAAATCAACATTCGAAAAGCACGAACGGCGCCATCTCGGTGAGAAACATTTCATGTGTAAATACTGTGGCAAGATGTTTATTGATCAGGCAAGTTTAAACCGGCATGAACGAGtccacactggtgaaaaacccTTCAAATGCAAAATATGTGAGAAAGGGTTTTCCACGAGTTCAGCCTGTAATGTTCATTTACGCACACACACAGGTGAGACCCCTTTCCCTTGTAAGATCTGTGGCAAGAAGTTTTCCTCTGCAGGTTCGGTGTATCTACACTTGCGTATACACTCGGATGTGCGCGATTATAAATGCACAGTAGAAGATTGTGGTAAAGCATTCCGTCAAAAGGCGGCACTGCAGATGCATGAGAGACGCCACACAGGTGAACGTCCATTCAAATGTAAGTTCTGTATGAAGGGTTTTACCGAGAATCGTTCCTTGATCCGCCATGAGAGGTTGCATACTGGTGAAAAGCCattcatttgtaaatattgcGGGAAAGCGGTGACTGATCAGAGTACCCTAACGCGGCACGAGCATAGCCACTCCGAGGTCAAACGTTTCCAATGTCAATATTGTGAAAAACGCTTCACTTGGCATCAGCATTGCATGATTCATGAATTACTTCACACTGGCGAGAAACCCCATTCGTGTGGGTTCTGTGATAAACGCTTTACAAAGAAAGCGAATCTGACGGAACATGAGCGCATCCACACCGGTGCCAAACCATATAAATGCCGTCATTGCGATAAGGCCTTCAACCAGCGAGGTGCGTGCCGAACCCACGAGCACACTCACATGGGCACCAAACCATATAAATGTGAAAGATGTGATAAGTCTTTCTCATGGCGTCATCTGTTGGCAAAGCATGAACAAAGTCATTACGATGTGAATGCGCCGCTTGAAGTGGATGACATGGACGAGATATTCGAGAAGAAACGCATCAAGAGGCTCAAGATCGAACAGAAGAGTGTTGAGAAACGTGTTGGAAAGATGCTGCCTGCTGGGTCAAATAACGAAAACGTACCTGTGAACAGAAGTTATGAAAAACTTGCAGCTGCGCCAAGAGATCTTGATAAAAGTTTTGACCGAGATGTAGCTGTTCCGCAGGGCACTGGTTCTAGCTTGAATGCACGGTGCAATAGTCTGGCTAGCACTGTCAATGCATTGCATCAGAGTATTGTAACTGCGTTAGGCCAGGCTCCCCCTGGTGCCCCGAGCATGAGTATATTGGACCCAAATGCTCGACCTAGCTCAGGCATGTCTGGAATGGTAGGTCAGGATAACCAAGGAGGTGCGATGGACCAGACATCCCCTCCTGGCCAGATTATGGTGTCGCAAGGATCAAGACCGGATGCCACCTATCGTCAAAGTCCACATAAATCTCAAAACGCTATTCCGAGTTATGATGAAATCATGAATCTAAGCCCAGAGAAGAATAATCTATCTTTACCACCCTTGCCGAGGGTTATGAGAAGTCCAACACAACAAATGCAGAGGGAAGAAGATACGCCATTCATACCACCAGATCATAACATGAGTAGCAGGACGTATGCCCAGATATCTCAACCGCAACATGTTATGACAAGTCCCACATACGTTCAGAAACAAGTAGAGCAAGGTCCCAGTCCTGAGATGGTTCACTCCAGCTTACGCCAGCAACACGAGGGGTACATCCAGCAGCAGGAACATATCATGACTGACCCCGCTTATGAACAAGTTATAAACGAAGTTGAAGTTACTGATTCCGGTGAACACAACGTGACGGCACTTCATCAGCAAATAAGTAACATCATGACCGCGTTTAATCAAAATTTTGACAATTCTGGAAGTTCTTTGCATGACTTACCAGATAATTCTAAGGTGATTATACTCTCGGTACCCAAACCTTAG